A stretch of Hydractinia symbiolongicarpus strain clone_291-10 chromosome 9, HSymV2.1, whole genome shotgun sequence DNA encodes these proteins:
- the LOC130657256 gene encoding uncharacterized protein LOC130657256, whose translation MALKLFIASIATLQIIYVKGGHYTSHEDLSDGVITKYLKGKTKVSCVLQCERDEQCDEAMFRLNDKQRRSGECWFVKKISNNGKVDTGKFKQDKSIKSFKKLPICGKTPCYFGRCVQTDDSKQYKCESDDKWVLLKRNVCFGARVNQSGRFHVNYDGIVTGIKLQHVGGSGVTCSMLLTPTKWGCNATGVYPLEYIGVLITDIQENILYPSPKYHIGNGLFHIPGYNANSPYLIFNATNHTVNKGQELRLHYSEGIFGGAHDNSGESCADIFAILQV comes from the exons ATGGCGCTGAAATTATTTATAGCTTCGATTGCTACATTACAGATAATTTATGTGAAGGGAGGTCACTATACTTCGCATGAAGATTTATCTGATGGTGTTATAACAAAGTATTTAAAAGGGAAAACTAAAGTGAGCTGTGTGTTGCAATGTGAAAGGGATGAACAATGTGATGAAGCCATGTTTAGGTTGAATGATAAGCAGAGAAGAAGTGGCGAGTGCTGGTTTGTGAAGAAAATATCTAACAATGGTAAAGTGGATACGGGAAAGTTTAAACAAGATAAGTCAATAAAGAGCTTCAAAAAG ctACCTATATGTGGTAAGACTCCGTGTTATTTTGGAAGATGTGTGCAAACCGACGACTCTAAACAATACAAATGCGAAAGTGACg ATAAATGGGTGTTGTTGAAACGAAACGTTTGTTTCGGAGCACGTGTGAACCAATCTGGAAGGTTTCATGTAAATTACGATGGAATTGTGACAGGCATTAAATTGCAACATGTTGGTGGAAGTGGAGTAACGTGCAGTATGCTCCTTACACCAACAAAATGGGGATGCAACGCAACTGGTGTTTACCCACTGGAATATATTGGTGTACTCATTACAGATATACAAGAAAACATACTTTATCCATCCCCAAAATACCATATAGGAAATGGCCTTTTTCACATACCAGGATACAACGCCAACTCACCCTATTTGATTTTCAATGCAACAAATCATACTGTTAACAAAGGACAAGAGTTACGATTGCACTACAGTGAAGGAATTTTTGGTGGCGCACACGATAACAGTGGAGAATCCTGCGCTGATATATTTGCAATCTTACAAGTGTAA